From the genome of Candidatus Coatesbacteria bacterium, one region includes:
- a CDS encoding Fic family protein, translating to MKRTEVGEYRTNHIPGESFLAFIPAPLPPQPPLLLEEPRLQLLLERANRALGRLDGMTLNAPYLPDTSFFIYLYLRKEAVLSAQIEGSQSTLTDLLLFELDRESTAPLDDITEASTYVKAINYGLERIRSGFPFSSRLMKEVHGVLLAEGRGSTKNPGEFRRSQNWIGGTRPGNAIYVPPPSDEIGRLISELEAFYHQSADELPLLVRIALVHARFETIHPFLDGNGRLGRQFITLLLCAEGVLEEPFLYLSLYLKHNREVYYALLQQLRTTGDWESWLEFFLTGIKETAQRVVETVRLSLELFAEDQEHLKRTAGNRHSCHLLHQAFLRQPYLTGAKAAEMTELAYPTIYSSFELLVKEGLIQEITGRRRNRIYVYTRYFTLLNEGVEP from the coding sequence ATGAAACGTACCGAGGTCGGTGAATACCGTACCAATCATATTCCAGGGGAGAGCTTTCTGGCTTTTATCCCCGCGCCGCTACCACCCCAACCGCCCCTGCTGCTGGAGGAACCCCGGCTTCAGTTGCTGCTCGAACGAGCCAACCGAGCCTTGGGACGCCTGGACGGAATGACGCTAAACGCGCCCTACCTGCCCGACACCTCCTTCTTTATCTACTTGTACCTTCGCAAGGAAGCCGTTCTATCCGCACAGATAGAGGGTTCGCAGAGTACCTTGACGGACCTGTTGCTTTTTGAATTGGATAGAGAATCAACCGCGCCCCTCGACGATATTACTGAAGCCTCCACTTATGTTAAGGCCATCAACTACGGACTGGAACGTATTCGGAGTGGCTTTCCTTTTAGCAGCCGCTTAATGAAGGAAGTACATGGAGTACTGTTGGCTGAGGGACGGGGCAGCACAAAAAACCCCGGTGAGTTCCGCCGCAGCCAGAACTGGATTGGTGGGACACGTCCCGGCAATGCCATTTACGTTCCTCCGCCATCCGACGAAATCGGACGGCTAATAAGCGAACTTGAAGCCTTCTACCATCAATCGGCCGACGAGTTGCCGCTGTTGGTACGGATCGCTCTGGTCCACGCCCGTTTCGAGACCATCCACCCTTTCCTCGACGGCAATGGTCGTTTGGGCCGCCAGTTTATCACCCTGCTGTTATGCGCCGAGGGAGTACTAGAAGAACCTTTCCTTTATCTGAGTCTGTATCTGAAACACAACCGCGAGGTTTATTACGCCCTGCTTCAACAGCTTCGGACAACCGGAGATTGGGAAAGCTGGCTTGAGTTTTTCCTAACCGGCATCAAGGAAACAGCGCAACGAGTCGTAGAAACGGTGCGCCTCTCCCTTGAGTTGTTCGCTGAGGATCAAGAACACCTGAAAAGAACAGCAGGGAATCGACACTCCTGCCATCTTCTGCATCAAGCTTTTCTGAGACAGCCGTATTTAACCGGCGCCAAAGCAGCCGAGATGACTGAATTGGCTTACCCCACCATCTACAGTTCCTTCGAGTTGTTGGTAAAAGAAGGCCTGATACAGGAAATAACCGGGCGGCGGCGCAACCGTATCTACGTCTATACCCGTTACTTCACCCTGCTCAACGAAGGGGTCGAGCCCTAG
- the prfA gene encoding peptide chain release factor 1: MALLEKLEKIKERYDELTRLLSDSAVYADQRRAAELGREQSHLQPVVEALPRYRELAARIADDEAVIAAGEDPELVELAEMELDELKEELAGMEKELRLALLPRDEAEERKAIVEIRAGTGGDEATLFTADLFRMYSRYAEHQGWNIEVMDSNPTEVGGMREITFAVEGRGAFGHLRFEGGVHRVQRVPVTESQGRIHTSAVTVAVLPEAEQVEVNIKSEDLRIDVYRSSGPGGQSVNTTDSAVRITHLPTGLVVSCQDEKSQHKNKAKALRVLAARLLDHERQQAEAERAAERKQMIGSGDRSERIRTYNFPQNRLTDHRINLSLYSLDKVMQGDLDELIEALSLHRREELLEEAGL, translated from the coding sequence AGGAGCGCTACGACGAGCTGACCCGGCTGCTGTCGGACTCCGCCGTCTACGCCGACCAGCGCCGCGCCGCCGAGCTGGGCCGTGAGCAATCCCACCTCCAGCCCGTCGTCGAGGCCCTGCCCCGCTACCGCGAACTCGCCGCCCGCATCGCTGACGATGAAGCCGTCATCGCCGCCGGCGAGGACCCGGAACTCGTCGAGCTGGCCGAGATGGAACTCGACGAGCTCAAGGAAGAACTCGCCGGGATGGAGAAGGAGCTGCGGCTGGCGCTGCTGCCCCGGGACGAGGCCGAGGAGCGCAAGGCCATCGTCGAGATCCGCGCCGGTACCGGCGGCGACGAGGCCACCCTCTTCACCGCCGACCTCTTCCGGATGTACTCCCGCTACGCCGAGCATCAGGGTTGGAACATCGAGGTGATGGACTCCAACCCCACCGAGGTCGGCGGAATGCGCGAGATCACCTTCGCCGTCGAGGGCCGGGGCGCCTTCGGCCACCTGCGCTTCGAGGGCGGCGTCCACCGCGTTCAACGCGTCCCCGTCACCGAGAGCCAGGGCCGTATCCACACCTCCGCCGTCACCGTCGCCGTCCTGCCCGAGGCCGAGCAGGTCGAGGTGAATATCAAGAGCGAGGACCTGCGCATCGACGTCTATCGCTCCAGCGGACCCGGCGGCCAGTCCGTCAACACCACGGATTCCGCCGTGCGCATCACCCACCTGCCCACCGGCCTGGTCGTCTCCTGCCAGGACGAAAAATCCCAGCACAAGAACAAGGCCAAAGCCCTGCGCGTGCTGGCCGCCCGCCTCCTCGACCACGAGCGACAGCAGGCCGAGGCCGAACGCGCCGCCGAGCGCAAGCAGATGATCGGCTCCGGCGACCGCTCCGAGCGCATCCGCACCTACAACTTCCCCCAGAACCGCCTCACCGACCACCGCATCAACCTCTCCCTCTACTCCCTCGATAAGGTGATGCAGGGCGACCTCGACGAGCTGATCGAGGCCCTCAGCCTGCACCGCCGCGAGGAACTCCTCGAAGAAGCCGGCCTCTAG